In Elusimicrobiota bacterium, the following are encoded in one genomic region:
- a CDS encoding chlorite dismutase family protein, which yields MTTQDLPDLRERGGAKNGQPQFLDRRLFMQLQAFTGCRDSRPLVRAVSESGLEAVCYEDVNDPSGVGVLAMSEEPELFLTTWRQLLNREPFSGLSHKPELAMLGRTYSLGYEPNLENWLIGKPRRTVLDPDWPWALWYPLRRTGAFSRLSHQEQGQILREHGIIGRSFGDAGFGRDIRLASMGLDKNDNDFTIGLVGRELFPLSALVQAMRATVQTSTYIQAMGPFFVGRAVWQSELKPEHKEARP from the coding sequence ATGACCACCCAGGACCTTCCCGACCTGCGCGAGCGGGGCGGGGCCAAGAACGGCCAGCCTCAATTCCTGGACCGGCGGCTTTTCATGCAGCTCCAGGCGTTTACCGGCTGCCGGGATTCAAGGCCGCTGGTCCGCGCCGTTTCCGAGTCCGGTCTGGAGGCGGTATGCTACGAGGACGTCAATGATCCGAGCGGGGTGGGCGTGCTGGCCATGAGCGAAGAGCCGGAGCTCTTTCTCACGACCTGGAGACAGCTTCTCAACCGCGAGCCGTTCTCGGGCCTCTCCCACAAGCCGGAGCTCGCCATGCTCGGCCGCACCTATTCTTTGGGCTACGAGCCCAACCTGGAGAATTGGCTCATCGGCAAGCCGCGGCGCACGGTTCTGGATCCGGACTGGCCGTGGGCCTTGTGGTATCCCTTGAGGAGGACCGGGGCTTTCTCGCGCCTGTCCCATCAGGAGCAGGGGCAGATCTTAAGGGAGCACGGGATCATCGGGCGCTCCTTCGGCGACGCGGGCTTCGGCCGGGACATCCGCCTGGCCTCCATGGGCTTGGACAAGAACGACAACGATTTCACGATCGGCCTGGTCGGCCGGGAGCTCTTCCCTCTCTCGGCCTTGGTCCAGGCCATGCGCGCCACGGTCCAGACCTCGACCTACATCCAGGCCATGGGCCCCTTCTTCGTGGGGCGGGCCGTTTGGCAGTCTGAGCTCAAGCCCGAGCACAAGGAGGCCCGGCCGTGA
- a CDS encoding excinuclease ABC subunit UvrC, with the protein MRSPAPIQRGHLPHACGVYLMRDAAGEILYIGKANDLAKRVAHYFNPRKADLKNSTLTPLIRKIDYIPCASEREALILERRLIRGRMPFFNSMWKDDKSYPYVKVSLGEDFPRLTFTRKKAKDGGLYFGPYPKASPVKSLLRYLWKHKFFPLRPCRWEFSLKKTLEPRKINSCLYYHTGECPAPCAGKISQENYKAIAERAALFFKGEYAELKEQFEREMQAASRGLHYEQAAQLRDNIAALSQMGERVRVQAIKEEDLDTSLVFSQAVTDLQQALGLDRPPFHVECFDVSHFQGRQTVASMVCFKGGQPNRAHYRKFKIRETEGIDDFKSLREAVRRRYGGLQKAGELYPDLVLIDGGKGQLGAAEQALKELGAKIPLASLAKRLEEVFLPERRDPLHLKADRLALRLLQRLRDEAHRFGITYHRLLRGKKLFEEYPINETG; encoded by the coding sequence ATGAGAAGCCCTGCTCCCATTCAACGCGGCCATCTGCCTCACGCCTGCGGGGTCTATCTCATGCGCGACGCGGCCGGGGAGATCCTCTACATCGGCAAGGCCAACGATCTGGCCAAGCGGGTCGCGCATTACTTCAATCCCCGCAAGGCGGACCTGAAAAACTCGACCCTCACCCCCCTCATCCGGAAAATCGACTACATCCCCTGCGCCTCGGAGCGCGAGGCCCTGATCCTGGAACGACGCCTCATACGGGGACGCATGCCCTTCTTCAACTCCATGTGGAAGGACGACAAGTCCTATCCCTACGTCAAGGTCTCCCTCGGAGAGGACTTCCCGAGGCTCACTTTTACCCGCAAGAAGGCCAAGGACGGCGGGCTCTACTTCGGCCCCTACCCCAAGGCCTCACCGGTCAAAAGCCTCTTGCGCTATCTCTGGAAGCACAAGTTTTTTCCGCTGCGCCCCTGCCGCTGGGAGTTCAGTCTCAAAAAGACCCTGGAGCCGAGGAAGATCAACTCCTGCCTCTACTACCATACAGGCGAGTGCCCGGCCCCCTGCGCTGGAAAGATCTCCCAGGAAAATTACAAGGCCATCGCCGAAAGGGCGGCCCTCTTCTTCAAAGGAGAATACGCCGAGCTCAAAGAACAGTTTGAAAGAGAGATGCAGGCCGCCTCCCGCGGCCTGCATTACGAGCAGGCCGCGCAACTGCGCGACAACATCGCGGCCCTTTCCCAGATGGGCGAGCGAGTGCGCGTCCAGGCCATCAAGGAGGAGGACCTGGACACGAGCCTGGTATTCTCCCAGGCCGTGACCGACCTCCAGCAGGCCTTGGGGCTCGACCGCCCCCCCTTCCACGTCGAATGCTTCGACGTCTCCCATTTCCAGGGGCGGCAGACCGTGGCCTCCATGGTTTGCTTTAAGGGCGGCCAGCCCAACCGCGCGCATTACCGCAAGTTCAAGATCAGGGAAACGGAAGGGATAGACGACTTCAAGTCCCTGCGGGAAGCCGTCAGGCGGCGCTATGGGGGCCTGCAGAAGGCCGGAGAGCTCTACCCGGACCTCGTGCTGATTGACGGCGGCAAGGGCCAGTTGGGGGCGGCGGAGCAGGCGTTAAAGGAGCTTGGCGCGAAAATTCCCCTGGCTTCGCTCGCCAAGCGGCTGGAAGAAGTCTTTCTTCCGGAGAGAAGGGACCCTCTCCACCTCAAGGCGGACCGACTCGCCTTAAGGTTGCTGCAAAGACTGCGCGACGAGGCGCACCGGTTCGGGATAACCTACCATCGCCTGCTGCGCGGCAAGAAGCTGTTCGAAGAGTACCCTATAAACGAAACCGGCTGA
- the tadA gene encoding Flp pilus assembly complex ATPase component TadA, with amino-acid sequence MSNRLGELMVSDGLLTYEQLNECQEEQKKSGEPLSAVVAKKGYLTPEKLVEFVSQKCGFKFTRLTDRGAIKKEILKIVPEKMIRQKLVLPIAAAEEEVTVAMCDPLNVMAVDEIKIMTGYKVNVVITPESDLREAIEKAFGGDSAKKALEEIKQKTGETGESVVEKAKEEAPAEDDDGGDSITSMSKEDEVPVIQIVNLLLARAVKAKASDIHIEPYAKILRVRYRMDGVLHEQPSPPKKFLNAIVSRIKIMADLDIAERRRPQDGRIKVRVDDKNVDIRLSICPCATGEKVVMRIMDSSAMMLDISKLGLDPENHAIYTKHIEDPYGIILVTGPTGSGKSTTLYSTLHTLNTPDVNIMTAEDPVEFVLQGINQVHCHAEIGLNFAAALRSFLRQDPDIIMVGEIRDQETINIAINAALTGHLVFSTLHTNDAPGAVTRILMMGVDPVLISSALTMVVAQRLVRMICPGCKESYQVDTPWLATMGVQLKKFPDSPKLTLYRGKGCENCAGTGYRGRMGIHEVLEITDNIRDLISQRATAMRIKEAAVANGMITLSESAVRKLLAGMTTAEEVLRVTGSH; translated from the coding sequence ATTTCCAACCGGCTGGGGGAGCTCATGGTGTCCGATGGGCTTCTGACTTACGAGCAGCTCAACGAGTGCCAGGAGGAGCAGAAGAAGAGCGGGGAGCCCTTGAGCGCGGTGGTGGCCAAGAAGGGGTATTTGACCCCGGAGAAGCTCGTGGAGTTCGTGAGCCAAAAGTGCGGTTTCAAGTTTACCCGCCTGACCGATAGGGGGGCCATCAAGAAAGAGATCCTCAAGATCGTCCCCGAGAAGATGATACGCCAGAAGCTGGTCCTGCCCATCGCCGCGGCCGAGGAAGAGGTGACGGTGGCCATGTGCGACCCCTTGAACGTCATGGCGGTGGACGAGATCAAGATCATGACCGGGTACAAGGTGAACGTCGTCATCACCCCGGAGTCGGATCTGCGGGAGGCCATAGAGAAGGCTTTCGGGGGGGATTCGGCCAAGAAGGCCTTGGAGGAGATCAAGCAGAAGACGGGCGAGACCGGAGAGTCGGTCGTCGAGAAGGCCAAGGAGGAGGCGCCCGCCGAGGACGACGACGGAGGGGACTCCATCACCTCCATGAGCAAGGAGGACGAGGTTCCGGTCATACAGATCGTGAACCTTCTTCTGGCCCGCGCGGTAAAGGCCAAAGCCTCCGACATCCACATCGAGCCCTACGCCAAGATCCTTCGGGTGCGCTACCGGATGGACGGGGTGCTGCACGAGCAGCCCTCGCCGCCGAAGAAATTCTTGAACGCGATCGTCTCCCGCATCAAGATCATGGCCGACCTCGACATCGCCGAGAGGCGCCGCCCCCAGGACGGGCGCATCAAGGTCAGGGTGGACGATAAGAACGTGGACATCCGGCTTTCGATCTGCCCTTGCGCCACGGGCGAGAAGGTGGTCATGCGCATCATGGATTCCTCGGCCATGATGCTCGACATCAGCAAGCTCGGCCTCGACCCCGAGAACCACGCCATCTACACCAAGCACATCGAGGACCCCTACGGGATTATCTTGGTGACGGGCCCGACTGGCTCCGGCAAATCCACCACCCTTTATTCCACCTTGCACACCTTGAACACTCCGGACGTCAACATCATGACCGCCGAGGACCCGGTGGAGTTCGTCCTGCAGGGGATCAACCAGGTGCACTGCCACGCCGAGATCGGGCTCAACTTCGCGGCGGCCCTGCGCTCCTTCCTGCGTCAGGACCCGGACATCATCATGGTGGGCGAGATACGAGACCAGGAGACGATCAATATCGCCATCAACGCGGCCTTGACCGGGCACCTGGTGTTCTCCACCTTGCACACCAACGACGCGCCCGGGGCTGTGACCCGCATCCTCATGATGGGGGTGGATCCCGTCCTCATCTCCTCGGCGCTCACCATGGTGGTGGCCCAGCGCCTGGTGCGCATGATTTGCCCGGGCTGCAAGGAGTCCTATCAGGTGGACACCCCGTGGCTGGCCACCATGGGGGTTCAGCTCAAGAAATTTCCAGACAGCCCCAAACTTACCCTCTACCGGGGCAAGGGCTGCGAGAATTGCGCCGGGACGGGCTACCGCGGCCGGATGGGAATTCACGAGGTCCTTGAAATCACGGATAACATTCGCGATCTCATCAGCCAGAGGGCCACGGCCATGCGCATCAAGGAAGCCGCCGTCGCCAACGGGATGATCACTCTGTCGGAGTCCGCGGTGCGCAAGCTCCTGGCGGGCATGACCACGGCCGAGGAAGTCCTGCGCGTCACGGGTTCTCATTAA
- a CDS encoding type II secretion system F family protein, translating into MPTFAYKAKSADGNVLEGVLEAEEQKTATERLRSQKLVVLEISQKGGGPLGFVKELLKGKGKVTSKDLVLFSRQLSTLVGAGVPIVQGLAILESQAENPAFKEALSVVRSDIESGLSISDALKKHPAAFPELYTSMVKAGELGGILDTILERLTAYLENSEALKAKVKSAMMYPAIVLSICAAVTVFLMTFVIPTFKTIFSSFGAQLPLPTQVLIDISDFMRSYFIVILLAPVAGYKGFLRFYASPIGQKWVDGHVLKAPIFGIILKKVAVAKFTRTLGTLIKSGVPIMQALETVAGTAGNVVVAEAVMSARESIREGGHLADPLKKCGLFPNMVTSMIAVGEETGSLDIMLSKIADFYDMEVDAAVKGLTSMIEPIVIVIMGIIIGAIVIAMFMPMFGLGELAGNMEGGSGGSGH; encoded by the coding sequence ATGCCCACATTCGCCTATAAGGCCAAAAGCGCGGACGGGAACGTCCTAGAGGGGGTGCTCGAGGCCGAGGAGCAGAAAACCGCGACCGAGCGCTTGCGCTCTCAGAAGCTGGTCGTGCTCGAGATCAGCCAAAAAGGGGGAGGCCCCCTGGGCTTCGTCAAGGAACTGCTCAAGGGCAAGGGCAAGGTCACCTCGAAGGATCTGGTCCTGTTCTCTCGCCAGCTTTCCACCTTGGTCGGAGCGGGCGTCCCCATCGTCCAGGGCTTGGCCATTCTCGAGTCCCAGGCCGAGAATCCCGCCTTCAAGGAAGCCCTCTCCGTGGTGCGTTCCGACATTGAAAGCGGGCTGTCCATCTCCGACGCCTTGAAAAAGCATCCGGCCGCGTTTCCCGAGCTCTACACCTCCATGGTCAAGGCCGGGGAGCTCGGGGGAATCCTCGATACGATTCTCGAGCGCCTGACCGCCTACCTCGAGAATTCCGAGGCTTTGAAGGCCAAGGTCAAATCCGCGATGATGTACCCCGCGATAGTCCTCAGCATCTGCGCCGCGGTGACGGTGTTCCTCATGACCTTCGTCATCCCAACTTTCAAGACCATTTTCTCGAGCTTCGGCGCCCAGCTGCCTCTCCCGACCCAGGTCCTCATAGACATCTCGGACTTCATGCGCAGCTATTTCATCGTGATCCTGCTGGCCCCGGTCGCGGGCTACAAGGGCTTCCTGCGCTTTTACGCCTCGCCCATCGGGCAAAAATGGGTGGACGGTCATGTGCTCAAGGCCCCTATCTTCGGGATCATTCTAAAGAAGGTGGCCGTGGCCAAGTTCACGCGCACCTTGGGGACTCTGATCAAATCGGGCGTTCCCATCATGCAGGCCTTGGAGACCGTGGCGGGAACCGCCGGGAACGTGGTCGTGGCCGAGGCCGTCATGTCGGCGCGCGAGTCCATCCGCGAGGGGGGGCACCTGGCCGACCCCTTGAAGAAGTGCGGGCTGTTTCCGAACATGGTGACCTCCATGATCGCGGTGGGCGAGGAGACGGGATCGCTCGACATCATGCTGAGCAAGATCGCCGACTTCTACGACATGGAGGTGGACGCCGCGGTGAAGGGCCTTACCTCCATGATCGAGCCCATCGTCATCGTCATCATGGGCATCATCATCGGCGCCATCGTCATCGCCATGTTCATGCCCATGTTCGGCCTGGGGGAGCTGGCCGGCAACATGGAGGGGGGCTCCGGCGGCTCCGGGCATTAG
- a CDS encoding type II toxin-antitoxin system RelE/ParE family toxin, giving the protein MNEARFELLKTEEFDEWHRDLDEKMRLKIDARLDLAASGTFLHSKPLGDGLFEFKWKDGTRVYYSRTKVGDVDVIALLGGDKASQKQDIPKARRLKEQIEADYD; this is encoded by the coding sequence ATGAATGAGGCGCGATTCGAGCTTCTTAAGACGGAAGAGTTCGATGAATGGCACCGGGATCTGGATGAAAAGATGCGTCTCAAGATCGATGCCCGGCTCGATTTGGCCGCTTCCGGAACTTTCTTGCATTCGAAGCCGCTCGGGGATGGTCTTTTCGAGTTTAAATGGAAAGACGGGACCAGGGTCTATTATTCGCGTACCAAGGTGGGCGACGTCGACGTCATCGCGCTCTTGGGCGGCGACAAGGCTTCTCAGAAGCAGGACATACCGAAGGCTCGAAGACTGAAAGAGCAGATAGAGGCAGATTATGACTAA
- a CDS encoding TraR/DksA family transcriptional regulator: MKTKTMKKSAKPAAGKLRLSSVRKKLLAMRDDLVKTVRKQKVPEIALQDSGDSVDQASQSIEKELLFELSDNERVTLDQVEAALRKLDKGNYGLCEACRNPIAKPRLDALPFARYCISCQSSMESAPETAESAPDFRNLADEPGGREG, from the coding sequence ATGAAAACAAAAACCATGAAAAAGTCGGCCAAGCCCGCCGCGGGCAAACTGCGGCTGTCCTCGGTCCGCAAGAAGCTCCTGGCCATGCGAGATGATCTGGTCAAAACCGTGCGCAAGCAGAAGGTTCCGGAGATCGCCCTGCAGGATAGCGGCGATTCCGTGGACCAGGCCAGCCAATCCATAGAGAAAGAGCTCCTCTTCGAACTTTCCGACAACGAGCGGGTGACCTTGGACCAGGTGGAGGCAGCCCTGAGGAAGCTCGACAAGGGCAATTATGGGCTTTGCGAGGCCTGCCGCAACCCCATTGCCAAGCCGCGCCTGGACGCGCTGCCCTTCGCGCGCTACTGCATTTCCTGCCAGAGCAGCATGGAAAGCGCCCCGGAGACGGCCGAGTCCGCCCCTGATTTCCGAAACCTGGCGGATGAACCCGGCGGCCGAGAGGGCTAA
- a CDS encoding DUF420 domain-containing protein, with amino-acid sequence MRLSALPGLNACLNAGSAVLLLLGWYFIRARKVEAHRLCMLAALACSTFFLSSYLYYHAHVGSVPFHGQGMLRKLYFTILVSHTILAAVIVPMILRALYLALKGRFVEHSRWAKRVLPLWLYVSVTGVVIYLMLYRLQA; translated from the coding sequence GTGAGGCTCTCCGCACTTCCCGGGCTCAACGCCTGCTTGAACGCGGGCTCGGCCGTTCTCCTGTTGCTCGGCTGGTATTTCATCCGAGCCCGCAAAGTCGAGGCCCATCGCCTCTGCATGCTGGCGGCTTTGGCCTGCTCTACTTTCTTCTTGTCGAGCTATCTCTACTACCACGCCCATGTCGGATCGGTTCCCTTTCATGGTCAAGGCATGCTCCGAAAGCTTTATTTCACGATCCTCGTCAGCCACACGATACTCGCCGCCGTCATCGTCCCCATGATCCTGCGCGCCCTTTACCTCGCCCTCAAGGGGCGATTCGTCGAGCATTCCCGGTGGGCCAAGAGAGTCCTGCCCCTTTGGCTCTACGTCTCGGTGACCGGGGTCGTGATCTACCTGATGTTGTACCGATTGCAGGCATGA
- a CDS encoding type IV pilus twitching motility protein PilT, producing the protein MISMSELFMLMHERGASDLHLTVGAPPTLRIDGELLPTPFEKLTGESAQTMIFSLLTEAQRQRFEATNELDLAFGLKGIGRLRMNLYRQRGVVGAAVRAIPAKFKTFEELALPNVVYDIMKIPKGLVLVTGPTGSGKSTTLASMIDYINEHRGGHIVTVEDPIEYVHTHKKSIVNQREVGQDTETFTTALKYVLRQDPDVILIGELRDLDTISSALMIAETGHLVFATLHTTDCSQTINRIIDVFPQHQIEQVRVQLSFVLQSVLSQQLLPHASGTGRVLACEVLMVTPAIRNLVREQKIEQIQLSIQTGGKFGMQTMNQSLAELYRAQRATFQEVMQRSLDPEDLKRLLQRTMAPAQS; encoded by the coding sequence ATGATATCGATGAGCGAGCTGTTTATGCTGATGCATGAGCGCGGCGCCTCGGACCTGCATTTGACCGTGGGAGCGCCCCCCACCTTGCGCATAGACGGGGAGCTTCTGCCCACCCCCTTCGAGAAGCTGACCGGGGAGTCGGCCCAGACCATGATTTTCTCGCTTCTGACCGAGGCCCAGAGGCAGAGGTTCGAGGCCACCAACGAGCTCGACCTGGCCTTCGGCCTGAAAGGGATCGGGCGCCTGCGCATGAACCTCTACCGCCAGCGCGGCGTGGTGGGCGCGGCCGTGAGGGCGATCCCCGCCAAGTTTAAAACCTTCGAGGAGCTGGCTCTGCCCAACGTGGTCTACGACATCATGAAAATTCCGAAGGGTCTGGTCCTGGTCACGGGCCCGACGGGTTCCGGCAAGTCCACCACCTTGGCCAGCATGATCGACTACATCAACGAGCACCGCGGCGGCCATATCGTCACGGTCGAGGACCCGATCGAGTACGTGCATACCCACAAGAAGTCCATCGTGAACCAGCGCGAGGTCGGCCAGGACACAGAGACCTTCACCACCGCGCTTAAGTACGTCCTGCGCCAGGACCCAGACGTGATCCTCATCGGAGAGCTGAGGGACCTTGACACCATCAGCTCGGCCCTCATGATCGCTGAGACCGGGCACCTGGTATTCGCCACCTTGCATACCACGGACTGCTCCCAGACCATCAACCGCATCATAGACGTGTTTCCCCAGCACCAGATCGAGCAGGTTCGGGTCCAGCTTTCCTTCGTGCTCCAGTCGGTCTTGAGCCAGCAGCTCCTGCCCCACGCCTCGGGCACGGGACGGGTGCTGGCCTGCGAGGTGCTGATGGTCACCCCCGCCATCAGGAACCTCGTGCGGGAACAGAAGATCGAGCAGATACAGCTCTCCATCCAGACCGGGGGCAAATTCGGCATGCAGACCATGAACCAAAGTTTGGCCGAGCTGTACCGCGCCCAGCGCGCCACCTTCCAAGAGGTGATGCAGCGCTCTCTCGATCCCGAGGATTTGAAGCGCCTGCTCCAGAGGACCATGGCGCCTGCCCAATCGTAA
- a CDS encoding alpha/beta hydrolase: protein MSNLVPIEMIERRIFLILTLAGLTLCLSSCKTVVPQRAQARCGAPGGKSVAGGDYFIAEDGTALWYKASGSPNGPATIYLHGGPGYNSYAFERAVGALLEPRLRMVYLDQRGCGRSWFEGPREKLGVGPTIDDIEGLRKHLGITQLNLIGHSFGALLALEYIQRYPDHISSVILVDGLADIASALNHQIATLAKIGPTEFPESADKLTALEKSTSPPFQKIKTAYSILQRPRLQRQLHYATAAGQERNERWDDESGLRACDSSSVVEKYVHDHYVDSPHSELMRPLTIPGMIFAGRRSNIIGAANIEATSKALKIPVRWFENSGHFIYVEEPREFADGVSKFILRGS from the coding sequence ATGTCGAATCTCGTTCCCATCGAAATGATCGAGCGTCGGATATTCTTGATCCTCACGCTTGCAGGGCTTACTCTCTGCTTATCTTCCTGTAAGACAGTCGTACCGCAGCGGGCACAGGCCAGATGCGGTGCTCCGGGTGGGAAATCCGTTGCTGGCGGCGACTATTTTATTGCCGAAGACGGGACCGCCCTTTGGTACAAGGCTTCCGGCAGTCCGAATGGTCCAGCGACGATCTATCTGCACGGCGGTCCTGGGTATAATTCGTATGCATTCGAGAGGGCCGTCGGCGCGTTGCTTGAACCACGATTGCGCATGGTGTATTTGGATCAGCGCGGTTGCGGACGATCCTGGTTCGAGGGGCCTCGGGAGAAATTGGGGGTTGGTCCCACCATCGATGATATTGAGGGGCTGCGAAAACATTTAGGAATCACGCAGCTCAACCTTATCGGACATTCTTTCGGCGCGCTCCTGGCATTGGAATACATTCAGAGGTATCCCGATCACATCAGCTCGGTGATACTCGTTGATGGGCTGGCCGACATTGCCTCCGCTTTGAACCACCAGATTGCTACTTTGGCAAAAATTGGCCCAACGGAATTCCCTGAAAGTGCCGACAAGCTGACGGCGCTGGAGAAGAGCACTTCTCCCCCCTTCCAGAAGATCAAAACCGCGTACTCTATACTTCAGCGCCCCCGTCTACAGAGGCAGCTTCATTACGCGACGGCAGCCGGTCAGGAGCGCAATGAACGATGGGATGATGAATCCGGCCTAAGAGCCTGTGATTCAAGTTCCGTGGTGGAAAAGTACGTTCACGACCATTATGTTGATTCTCCTCATTCAGAGCTCATGCGGCCTTTGACCATCCCTGGAATGATCTTTGCCGGCCGACGAAGCAACATTATCGGAGCGGCCAACATTGAAGCGACAAGTAAGGCGCTAAAAATTCCCGTGCGCTGGTTCGAGAATAGCGGCCATTTCATTTATGTGGAGGAGCCGAGAGAATTTGCCGACGGCGTAAGCAAATTCATCTTACGCGGCTCTTAA
- a CDS encoding glutamate--tRNA ligase, whose amino-acid sequence MIRTRFAPSPTGFLHIGGARTTLFNWLFARRHKGVFILRIEDTDEVRSTSDSVTAILDSIKWLGLDWDEGPAGLEGEKGSCGPYYQMRRLETYQKYLKQLLDSGAAYLCYCSKEDLEAMRRLAALEKRPPRYDGRCRGLAEKQKREHEAAGRKPSVRFRMPDEGATVVDDLIRGQVSFENKLLQDFVIQKTTGGPTYNFACVIDDHLMEISHVIRGDEHLSNTPSQLQLYRALGWAPPQFAHLSMILGPDGAKLSKRHGATSVLEYKQQGYLPAAMRNYLALLGWSTTDSQQLFTPEELVAKFDLAGCQKNPATFDPVKLTWMNGEYMRGMPVSELLKEAEPFLKAAGLPAAGGPSLEKAAALEHEKYKLLSEIPGLVDFFYKPVEFAPRALDKVLRAEGVRGILLAMAEELEHAPEFTERALEERIRRFCAEKGLKTGQVFHPLRAACTGRTEGPTLFLMLEVMGRETVVSRLKSAAAMLYTMPL is encoded by the coding sequence ATGATCAGAACTCGCTTCGCTCCCTCTCCAACGGGCTTTCTCCATATTGGAGGAGCCAGGACCACCTTGTTCAACTGGCTTTTCGCGCGCCGCCATAAAGGCGTCTTCATCCTGCGCATCGAGGACACCGACGAAGTGCGCTCCACGAGTGATTCCGTTACAGCGATTTTGGATTCCATAAAGTGGCTCGGCCTCGATTGGGATGAAGGGCCCGCCGGTCTCGAGGGGGAGAAAGGCTCCTGCGGCCCCTACTACCAGATGCGGCGCCTGGAAACCTACCAAAAATACTTAAAGCAGCTCCTGGATTCGGGCGCTGCCTACCTCTGCTACTGCAGCAAGGAGGACCTTGAGGCCATGCGGCGCCTGGCCGCCCTCGAGAAGCGCCCGCCCCGCTACGACGGGCGCTGCCGGGGGCTTGCCGAGAAGCAGAAGAGGGAGCACGAAGCCGCCGGGCGCAAGCCCTCCGTGCGCTTTCGCATGCCCGACGAGGGGGCGACCGTGGTGGACGACCTCATCCGCGGCCAAGTGAGTTTCGAGAACAAGCTCCTGCAGGACTTCGTGATCCAAAAGACCACCGGGGGCCCGACCTACAACTTCGCCTGCGTGATCGACGATCATTTGATGGAGATCAGCCACGTGATACGCGGAGACGAGCATCTCTCCAACACCCCCTCCCAGCTCCAGCTCTACCGGGCTTTGGGGTGGGCGCCTCCGCAGTTTGCCCATCTTTCCATGATCCTGGGCCCGGACGGGGCCAAGCTCTCCAAACGCCATGGGGCGACCTCGGTCTTGGAGTACAAGCAGCAGGGCTATTTGCCGGCCGCCATGCGCAATTACCTGGCCCTCCTGGGCTGGTCCACCACGGACTCCCAGCAGCTCTTTACGCCCGAGGAGTTGGTGGCTAAATTCGACCTGGCCGGCTGCCAGAAAAACCCAGCCACCTTCGACCCCGTGAAGCTGACCTGGATGAACGGGGAATACATGAGGGGGATGCCCGTTTCCGAGCTGTTGAAGGAGGCGGAGCCTTTTCTCAAGGCCGCGGGCCTGCCGGCCGCGGGCGGCCCGAGTCTCGAGAAGGCCGCCGCCCTCGAGCACGAAAAGTACAAGCTTCTCTCGGAGATTCCCGGGCTCGTGGACTTTTTCTACAAGCCGGTGGAGTTCGCTCCCAGGGCTTTGGATAAAGTGCTGCGCGCGGAGGGGGTTCGGGGCATCCTCTTGGCCATGGCCGAGGAGTTGGAGCACGCGCCCGAGTTCACCGAGAGGGCCTTGGAGGAAAGGATCCGGCGGTTCTGCGCGGAGAAGGGGCTCAAGACGGGCCAGGTCTTCCATCCCCTGCGCGCGGCTTGCACGGGCCGCACCGAGGGGCCGACTTTATTCTTGATGCTGGAGGTCATGGGCCGGGAGACGGTGGTTTCGCGCTTGAAATCAGCCGCCGCCATGCTCTATACTATGCCACTATGA
- a CDS encoding GNAT family N-acetyltransferase, whose product MIELQAFGPADFSRLIGWIDSYRELIQWSGGGFEYPLTESQLERYLCRVNERNSPAQVFKAVVRESNDAVGHVELGRIDREQGTARIGRVLIGKPYRGQGYGSKMLATLLSLGFKEYGLRRIELGVYDFNAGAIRCYEKAGFVREGLRRKQRRAGEEFWNLMDMAILKEEWAIRASG is encoded by the coding sequence ATGATTGAATTACAAGCGTTTGGCCCGGCTGATTTCAGCAGATTGATCGGCTGGATCGACTCATACCGTGAATTGATCCAATGGAGCGGAGGAGGATTCGAGTATCCTCTGACCGAATCGCAGCTCGAAAGATATTTATGCCGAGTTAATGAGCGGAATTCACCCGCCCAGGTCTTCAAGGCTGTCGTCAGGGAGTCCAATGACGCGGTTGGGCATGTCGAGTTGGGGCGGATTGACCGCGAGCAGGGGACAGCCAGAATCGGCAGGGTTCTCATCGGCAAGCCGTATAGAGGCCAAGGGTATGGATCAAAAATGCTGGCGACTCTATTGTCGCTCGGGTTCAAGGAATATGGCTTGCGCCGTATTGAATTAGGGGTTTACGATTTCAATGCCGGCGCGATTCGGTGCTATGAGAAGGCAGGGTTTGTCCGGGAAGGGCTTCGGCGAAAGCAGCGAAGGGCCGGAGAAGAATTTTGGAATTTAATGGATATGGCAATCCTCAAGGAGGAATGGGCGATCCGGGCCAGCGGCTAA